One part of the Ursus arctos isolate Adak ecotype North America unplaced genomic scaffold, UrsArc2.0 scaffold_14, whole genome shotgun sequence genome encodes these proteins:
- the DHPS gene encoding deoxyhypusine synthase isoform X2: protein MEGPPEGKAPAAALAAVLKHSSALPSESSQVRGYDFNRGVDYRALLEAFGTTGFQATNFGRAVQQVNAMIEKKLEPLSQDEDHHADLTKSRRPLTGCTIFLGYTSNLISSGIRETIRYLVQHNMVDVLVTTAGGVEEDFIKCLAPTYLGDFSLRGKELRENGINRIGNLLVPNDNYCKFEDWLMPILDQMVLEQNTEGVKWTPSKMIARLGKEINNPESVYYWAQKNHIPVLSPALTDGSLGDMIFFHSYKNPGLVLDIVEDLRLINTQAVFAKRTGMIILGGGLVKHHIANANLM, encoded by the exons ATGGAGGGTCCTCCGGAGGGGAAGGCACCCGCGGCGGCGCTGGCCGCTGTGCTAAAGCACAGCTCGGCCCTGCCCTCCGAGAGCTCCCAAGTCCGAGGCTACGACTTCAACCGCGGCGTGGACTACCGTGCGCTACTGGAGGCCTTCGGCACCACTGGTTTCCAGGCCACCAACTTTGGGCGCGCAGTGCAGCAAGTCAACGCCATG ATAGAGAAGAAACTAGAGCCGCTGTCGCAGGATGAAGACCACCATGCAGACCTGACCAAGAGCCGCCGCCCACTTACTGGCTGCACCATTTTTCTGGGCTACACATCCAACCTCATCAGTTCAGGCATCCGTGAGACCATCCGTTACCTCGTCCAGCACAACATG GTGGACGTCTTAGTGACCACAGCTGGCGGTGTGGAGGAAGATTTTATCAAGTGCCTGGCACCCACGTACCTGGGCGATTTCAGTCTCAGGGGCAAGGAGCTACGTGAGAACGGGATCAACAG GATTGGAAACTTACTGGTGCCCAATGACAACTACTGCAAGTTCGAGGATTGGTTGATGCCCATTCTGGACCAGATGGTGCTGGAGCAGAACACGGAG GGTGTGAAGTGGACACCTTCCAAGATGATTGCCCGGCTGGGCAAGGAGATCAACAACCCAGAATCAGTGTATTACTGGGCCCAGAAG AACCACATCCCCGTGTTGAGCCCAGCGCTCACAGATGGCTCCTTGGGTGACATGATCTTCTTCCATTCCTACAAGAACCCAGGCCTGGTCCTGGACATCGTCGAGG ACCTGCGGCTCATCAACACACAGGCCGTCTTTGCCAAGCGCACTGGGATGATCATCCTGGGCGGGGGTTTGGTCAAGCACCACATCGCCAACGCCAACCTCATG TGA
- the DHPS gene encoding deoxyhypusine synthase isoform X1, which produces MEGPPEGKAPAAALAAVLKHSSALPSESSQVRGYDFNRGVDYRALLEAFGTTGFQATNFGRAVQQVNAMIEKKLEPLSQDEDHHADLTKSRRPLTGCTIFLGYTSNLISSGIRETIRYLVQHNMVDVLVTTAGGVEEDFIKCLAPTYLGDFSLRGKELRENGINRIGNLLVPNDNYCKFEDWLMPILDQMVLEQNTEGVKWTPSKMIARLGKEINNPESVYYWAQKNHIPVLSPALTDGSLGDMIFFHSYKNPGLVLDIVEDLRLINTQAVFAKRTGMIILGGGLVKHHIANANLMRNGADYSVYINTAQEFDGSDSGARPDEAVSWGKIRVDAQPVKVYADASLVFPLLVAETFAQKRDAFMPEKNED; this is translated from the exons ATGGAGGGTCCTCCGGAGGGGAAGGCACCCGCGGCGGCGCTGGCCGCTGTGCTAAAGCACAGCTCGGCCCTGCCCTCCGAGAGCTCCCAAGTCCGAGGCTACGACTTCAACCGCGGCGTGGACTACCGTGCGCTACTGGAGGCCTTCGGCACCACTGGTTTCCAGGCCACCAACTTTGGGCGCGCAGTGCAGCAAGTCAACGCCATG ATAGAGAAGAAACTAGAGCCGCTGTCGCAGGATGAAGACCACCATGCAGACCTGACCAAGAGCCGCCGCCCACTTACTGGCTGCACCATTTTTCTGGGCTACACATCCAACCTCATCAGTTCAGGCATCCGTGAGACCATCCGTTACCTCGTCCAGCACAACATG GTGGACGTCTTAGTGACCACAGCTGGCGGTGTGGAGGAAGATTTTATCAAGTGCCTGGCACCCACGTACCTGGGCGATTTCAGTCTCAGGGGCAAGGAGCTACGTGAGAACGGGATCAACAG GATTGGAAACTTACTGGTGCCCAATGACAACTACTGCAAGTTCGAGGATTGGTTGATGCCCATTCTGGACCAGATGGTGCTGGAGCAGAACACGGAG GGTGTGAAGTGGACACCTTCCAAGATGATTGCCCGGCTGGGCAAGGAGATCAACAACCCAGAATCAGTGTATTACTGGGCCCAGAAG AACCACATCCCCGTGTTGAGCCCAGCGCTCACAGATGGCTCCTTGGGTGACATGATCTTCTTCCATTCCTACAAGAACCCAGGCCTGGTCCTGGACATCGTCGAGG ACCTGCGGCTCATCAACACACAGGCCGTCTTTGCCAAGCGCACTGGGATGATCATCCTGGGCGGGGGTTTGGTCAAGCACCACATCGCCAACGCCAACCTCATG CGGAACGGGGCCGACTACTCTGTCTACATCAACACGGCCCAGGAGTTTGACGGCTCCGACTCTGGTGCCAGGCCGGACGAAGCTGTCTCTTGGGGCAAGATCCGGGTGGACGCACAGCCTGTCAAG GTCTATGCCGACGCCTCCCTggtcttccccctgcttgtggctGAAACCTTTGCCCAGAAGAGAGATGCCTTCATGCCTGAGAAGAATGAGGACTGA
- the DHPS gene encoding deoxyhypusine synthase isoform X4 — protein sequence MEGPPEGKAPAAALAAVLKHSSALPSESSQVRGYDFNRGVDYRALLEAFGTTGFQATNFGRAVQQVNAMIEKKLEPLSQDEDHHADLTKSRRPLTGCTIFLGYTSNLISSGIRETIRYLVQHNMVDVLVTTAGGVEEDFIKCLAPTYLGDFSLRGKELRENGINRIGNLLVPNDNYCKFEDWLMPILDQMVLEQNTEGVKWTPSKMIARLGKEINNPESVYYWAQKNHIPVLSPALTDGSLGDMIFFHSYKNPGLVLDIVEDLRLINTQAVFAKRTGMIILGGGLVKHHIANANLMVSEDRVPGRTKLSLGARSGWTHSLSRSMPTPPWSSPCLWLKPLPRREMPSCLRRMRTEWLRPREVSSRLYLLACTPGPSLLLGQLCVWNKWSP from the exons ATGGAGGGTCCTCCGGAGGGGAAGGCACCCGCGGCGGCGCTGGCCGCTGTGCTAAAGCACAGCTCGGCCCTGCCCTCCGAGAGCTCCCAAGTCCGAGGCTACGACTTCAACCGCGGCGTGGACTACCGTGCGCTACTGGAGGCCTTCGGCACCACTGGTTTCCAGGCCACCAACTTTGGGCGCGCAGTGCAGCAAGTCAACGCCATG ATAGAGAAGAAACTAGAGCCGCTGTCGCAGGATGAAGACCACCATGCAGACCTGACCAAGAGCCGCCGCCCACTTACTGGCTGCACCATTTTTCTGGGCTACACATCCAACCTCATCAGTTCAGGCATCCGTGAGACCATCCGTTACCTCGTCCAGCACAACATG GTGGACGTCTTAGTGACCACAGCTGGCGGTGTGGAGGAAGATTTTATCAAGTGCCTGGCACCCACGTACCTGGGCGATTTCAGTCTCAGGGGCAAGGAGCTACGTGAGAACGGGATCAACAG GATTGGAAACTTACTGGTGCCCAATGACAACTACTGCAAGTTCGAGGATTGGTTGATGCCCATTCTGGACCAGATGGTGCTGGAGCAGAACACGGAG GGTGTGAAGTGGACACCTTCCAAGATGATTGCCCGGCTGGGCAAGGAGATCAACAACCCAGAATCAGTGTATTACTGGGCCCAGAAG AACCACATCCCCGTGTTGAGCCCAGCGCTCACAGATGGCTCCTTGGGTGACATGATCTTCTTCCATTCCTACAAGAACCCAGGCCTGGTCCTGGACATCGTCGAGG ACCTGCGGCTCATCAACACACAGGCCGTCTTTGCCAAGCGCACTGGGATGATCATCCTGGGCGGGGGTTTGGTCAAGCACCACATCGCCAACGCCAACCTCATGGTGAGTGAGGACAGAGTACCCG GCCGGACGAAGCTGTCTCTTGGGGCAAGATCCGGGTGGACGCACAGCCTGTCAAG GTCTATGCCGACGCCTCCCTggtcttccccctgcttgtggctGAAACCTTTGCCCAGAAGAGAGATGCCTTCATGCCTGAGAAGAATGAGGACTGAATGGCTGCGGCCCAGGGAAGTCTCCTCTCGCCTCTATTTATTAGCTTGCACACCcggtccctccctcctcctcggTCAGCTGTGTGTTTGGAATAAATGGTCTCCGTGA
- the WDR83 gene encoding WD repeat domain-containing protein 83, with protein MAFPEPKPRGPELPQKRVKTLDCGQGAVRAVRFNVDGNYCLTCGSDKTLKLWNPLRGTLLRTYSGHGYEVLDAAGSFDNSSLCSGGGDKAVVLWDVASGQVVRKFRGHAGKVNTVQFNEEATVILSGSIDSSIRCWDCRSRRPEPVQTLDEARDGISSVKVSDHEVLAGSVDGRVRRYDLRMGQLFSDYVGSPITCTCFSRDGQCTLVSSLDSTLRLLDKDTGELLGEYTGHKNQEYKLDCCLSERDTHVVSCSEDGKVYFWDLVEGALALALPVGPGVVQSLAYHPTEPCLLTAMGGSVQCWREEAYEAEGGSS; from the exons ATGGCTTtccctgagccgaaaccacgagGCCCGGAGCTGCCGCAGAAACGGGTGAAGACGTTGGACTGCGGGCAGGGGGCAGTGCGAGCTGTACGATTTAATG TGGATGGCAATTACTGTCTGACGTGCGGCAGCGACAAGACCCTGAAGCTGTGGAATCCGTTGCGAGGGACGCTGCTGCGGACGTACAGTGGCCACGGCTACGAGGTGCTGGATGCGGCCGG cTCCTTTGACAACAGCAGTCTCTGCTCCGGCGGCGGGGACAAGGCGGTGGTGCTGTGGGATGTGGCATCGGGGCAGGTCGTTCGCAAATTCCGGGGCCACGCGGGG AAGGTGAACACGGTCCAGTTTAATGAAGAGGCCACGGTCATCCTCTCTG GCTCTATCGATTCCAGCATACGCTGCTGGGACTGCCGATCGCGGAGGCCTGAGCCAGTGCAGACGCTGGACGAAGCCAGGGATGGCATATCCAGTGTGAAGGTGTCAGACCATGAGGTCCTGGCAGG CTCCGTGGACGGCCGGGTGAGGCGATATGACCTGAGGATGGGGCAACTCTTCTCAGACTATGTGGGCA gccccaTCACTTGTACCTGCTTCAGCCGGGACGGGCAGTGCACCCTGGTGTCCAGCCTGGACTCCACATTGCGGCTTCTAGACAAGGACACAGGGGAGCTCCTGGGCGA gtaCACGGGCCATAAGAACCAGGAGTACAAGCTGGACTGCTGCCTGAGCGAGCGTGACACACACGTGGTCAGCTGCTCCGAGGATGGGAAGGTGTACTTCTGGGACCTGGTGGAG ggggccctggccctggcccttcCTGTGGGTCCCGGCGTGGTGCAGTCACTGGCCTACCACCCCACGGAGCCCTGCCTGCTGACCGCCATGGGGGGCAGCGTCCAGTGCTGGCGGGAAGAGGCTTATGAGGCTGAGGGGGGCAGCAGCTGA
- the WDR83OS gene encoding PAT complex subunit Asterix encodes MSTNNMSDPRRPNKVLRYKPPPSECNPALDDPTPDYMNLLGMIFSMCGLMLKLKWCAWVAVYCSFISFANSRSSEDTKQMMSSFMLSISAVVMSYLQNPQPMTPPW; translated from the exons ATGTCCACTAACAATATGTCGGACCCACGAAGGCCGAACAAAGTACTGAG GTACAAGCCCCCACCGAGCGAGTGTAACCCGGCCTTGGACGACCCGACGCCGGATTACATGAACCTGCTCGGCATGATCTTCAGCATGTGCGGCCTCATGCTCAAG CTGAAGTGGTGCGCTTGGGTCGCTGTCTACTGCTCCTTCATCAGCTTTGCCAACTCCCGGAGTTCTGAGGACACTAAACAGATGATGAGTAGCTTCAT GCTGTCCATCTCTGCCGTGGTGATGTCATATCTGCAGAACCCTCAGCCCATGACGCCTCCCTGGTGA
- the DHPS gene encoding deoxyhypusine synthase isoform X3: MVDVLVTTAGGVEEDFIKCLAPTYLGDFSLRGKELRENGINRIGNLLVPNDNYCKFEDWLMPILDQMVLEQNTEGVKWTPSKMIARLGKEINNPESVYYWAQKNHIPVLSPALTDGSLGDMIFFHSYKNPGLVLDIVEDLRLINTQAVFAKRTGMIILGGGLVKHHIANANLMRNGADYSVYINTAQEFDGSDSGARPDEAVSWGKIRVDAQPVKVYADASLVFPLLVAETFAQKRDAFMPEKNED, translated from the exons ATG GTGGACGTCTTAGTGACCACAGCTGGCGGTGTGGAGGAAGATTTTATCAAGTGCCTGGCACCCACGTACCTGGGCGATTTCAGTCTCAGGGGCAAGGAGCTACGTGAGAACGGGATCAACAG GATTGGAAACTTACTGGTGCCCAATGACAACTACTGCAAGTTCGAGGATTGGTTGATGCCCATTCTGGACCAGATGGTGCTGGAGCAGAACACGGAG GGTGTGAAGTGGACACCTTCCAAGATGATTGCCCGGCTGGGCAAGGAGATCAACAACCCAGAATCAGTGTATTACTGGGCCCAGAAG AACCACATCCCCGTGTTGAGCCCAGCGCTCACAGATGGCTCCTTGGGTGACATGATCTTCTTCCATTCCTACAAGAACCCAGGCCTGGTCCTGGACATCGTCGAGG ACCTGCGGCTCATCAACACACAGGCCGTCTTTGCCAAGCGCACTGGGATGATCATCCTGGGCGGGGGTTTGGTCAAGCACCACATCGCCAACGCCAACCTCATG CGGAACGGGGCCGACTACTCTGTCTACATCAACACGGCCCAGGAGTTTGACGGCTCCGACTCTGGTGCCAGGCCGGACGAAGCTGTCTCTTGGGGCAAGATCCGGGTGGACGCACAGCCTGTCAAG GTCTATGCCGACGCCTCCCTggtcttccccctgcttgtggctGAAACCTTTGCCCAGAAGAGAGATGCCTTCATGCCTGAGAAGAATGAGGACTGA